One Thermodesulfobacteriota bacterium DNA segment encodes these proteins:
- a CDS encoding M42 family metallopeptidase: MDKTEKMLKELTEASGIPGYETEIRGIMRRHLKALGRISQDNMGSLICEKPGKSPAPGIMLAGHMDEIGFMVKHIASDGFIRFTTLGGWWDHVLLGQRVSIITRKGEVVGVIGAKPPHLLSQDERGKLVQRKNMYIDIGASSEEDVEKAGVRVGDPIVPVSEFTVLANPKTYMSKAFDDRVGCGVMLSAMQSLPSGKHPNTVYGVATVQEEVGVRGATTSVEMVSPDVAIILESDIAGDVPGIKPDESSTKLTGGPSLLLYDARMIPNLKLRDLVIDTAKKSKIPLQFTTMEGGATDGSVIHLHKYGVPTVVLGVPTRHIHSHNSIIHRDDFDNTVKLVNAVLQKLDKKTVDDIKSFA; the protein is encoded by the coding sequence ATGGACAAGACCGAAAAGATGTTAAAGGAGCTCACCGAGGCGAGCGGCATACCCGGATACGAAACCGAAATACGCGGCATCATGCGGAGGCATTTAAAGGCCCTGGGCAGGATAAGCCAGGACAACATGGGGAGCCTCATCTGCGAGAAGCCCGGGAAGTCCCCCGCGCCCGGGATCATGCTCGCGGGCCACATGGACGAGATAGGTTTCATGGTGAAGCACATAGCGTCGGACGGGTTCATAAGGTTCACGACCCTAGGCGGCTGGTGGGATCACGTCCTCCTGGGGCAGAGGGTGTCTATAATCACGCGTAAGGGTGAGGTCGTGGGCGTCATAGGCGCGAAGCCGCCGCATCTCCTTTCACAGGACGAGCGCGGAAAGCTCGTTCAGCGGAAGAACATGTATATCGACATAGGCGCGTCGTCCGAGGAAGACGTCGAGAAGGCCGGCGTAAGGGTCGGCGACCCGATAGTCCCCGTAAGCGAGTTCACTGTGCTCGCCAATCCGAAGACCTACATGTCGAAGGCCTTCGACGACCGCGTCGGCTGCGGGGTGATGCTGTCGGCGATGCAGTCCCTGCCCTCCGGCAAGCATCCGAACACGGTCTACGGCGTCGCCACCGTTCAGGAAGAGGTCGGAGTACGCGGCGCCACGACGAGCGTCGAGATGGTAAGCCCGGACGTGGCCATAATACTCGAATCGGACATCGCCGGCGACGTGCCCGGAATAAAGCCGGACGAATCCTCGACCAAGCTCACGGGCGGCCCGTCGCTACTTCTCTACGACGCCCGCATGATACCGAACCTCAAACTTAGGGACCTTGTCATCGACACCGCCAAGAAATCGAAGATACCGCTTCAGTTCACGACGATGGAGGGAGGGGCGACGGACGGCTCCGTGATCCACCTCCACAAATACGGCGTCCCGACCGTCGTCCTCGGCGTCCCGACGCGCCACATACACAGCCACAACTCCATAATCCACAGGGACGATTTCGACAACACCGTAAAGCTCGTAAACGCCGTCCTACAGAAGCTCGATAAAAAGACGGTGGACGATATTAAATCGTTCGCATAA
- a CDS encoding YggT family protein, with translation MSVLGNLVSALATVLDLLLNVYMWIIVARAIISWVSPNPYNPIVSFLYMATEPVLRYARRIIPPIGGTLDLSPILVLVAIVFLRQFLVQSLMQIANGL, from the coding sequence TTGAGCGTTCTCGGTAATCTTGTCTCTGCATTAGCGACGGTTCTGGATCTGCTGCTTAACGTCTATATGTGGATTATCGTCGCGCGCGCGATAATCTCATGGGTCAGCCCGAACCCCTATAACCCGATAGTCAGCTTCCTCTACATGGCCACGGAGCCCGTCCTGAGATACGCGCGAAGGATAATACCCCCCATTGGAGGCACTCTCGACCTGTCGCCCATACTGGTGCTGGTGGCAATAGTATTTTTGAGACAGTTTCTCGTTCAATCGCTGATGCAGATAGCCAACGGACTTTAG
- the proC gene encoding pyrroline-5-carboxylate reductase: MGKIGFIGGGNMAEALIKGLIASGAVKKGDITVSEPADKRRSHLKSAYGVAVTGDNKEAASRSDVVILSVKPNTIKKALLEIKPQITAKKILVSIAAGITTASIAAALKKKAKIVRVMPNTPALVQAGASVLYCAPGLSPEEREQVKKIFESVGTADIVEDEKLLDAVTGLSGSGPAFVSMFIEALSDGGVKMGLPRQVALGLAAQTVYGTAKMIIDEASHPAVLKDKVSSPGGTTIEGIHKLEAGGFRANVISAVEAAANRSRQLSKEDK, from the coding sequence ATGGGTAAAATAGGATTCATCGGCGGCGGGAACATGGCCGAGGCCCTCATAAAGGGCCTGATAGCGTCGGGAGCGGTCAAGAAAGGCGACATAACGGTGAGCGAGCCCGCCGATAAGAGGCGCTCCCACCTCAAGTCGGCTTACGGCGTCGCCGTCACCGGCGACAACAAGGAAGCGGCGTCCAGGTCCGACGTCGTAATCCTTTCTGTAAAGCCTAATACCATCAAAAAAGCGCTCCTCGAAATAAAGCCCCAAATTACGGCTAAAAAAATCCTCGTGTCGATAGCGGCAGGCATAACCACGGCCTCCATCGCCGCAGCCCTCAAAAAGAAGGCGAAGATAGTCCGCGTCATGCCGAACACCCCGGCCCTCGTTCAGGCGGGCGCTTCGGTGCTCTACTGTGCCCCGGGCCTGAGCCCCGAAGAGAGGGAGCAGGTGAAGAAGATATTCGAGTCCGTGGGCACGGCGGATATAGTCGAGGACGAGAAGCTCCTCGACGCCGTAACGGGGCTCAGCGGCAGCGGCCCGGCGTTCGTATCGATGTTCATCGAAGCATTGTCCGACGGCGGCGTCAAGATGGGCCTCCCCCGCCAGGTAGCGCTCGGCCTCGCCGCCCAGACCGTCTACGGCACGGCGAAGATGATAATAGACGAAGCGTCGCACCCGGCTGTGCTGAAGGACAAGGTATCCTCTCCCGGAGGCACCACCATCGAGGGCATACACAAGCTCGAAGCCGGGGGCTTCCGGGCGAACGTCATATCCGCCGTCGAGGCGGCCGCCAACCGTTCGAGGCAGCTTTCAAAGGAGGATAAATAA
- a CDS encoding secondary thiamine-phosphate synthase enzyme YjbQ, producing MAVVTKTIKLTTQGNTDVVDVTREVERCVAESGVSSSIATVFVPGSTAGVTTIEYEGGALRDLREAWGRLAPRDIHYHHNARWGDGNGHSHVRAAIQGASLTVPFVSSELLLGTWQQIVLVDFDNRSRSREIIVQIVGE from the coding sequence ATGGCTGTCGTTACAAAAACCATAAAACTCACGACGCAGGGGAATACGGACGTCGTCGATGTTACGCGGGAGGTTGAAAGGTGCGTCGCCGAGTCGGGCGTATCTTCAAGCATAGCAACCGTATTCGTCCCGGGCTCCACCGCGGGCGTCACGACGATAGAGTACGAGGGCGGCGCTTTGAGGGACCTCAGGGAGGCGTGGGGGCGGTTAGCGCCCAGGGATATTCACTACCACCACAACGCGAGGTGGGGCGACGGAAACGGCCACTCGCACGTAAGGGCCGCTATCCAGGGCGCGTCGCTCACGGTGCCCTTCGTTTCCTCCGAGCTTTTACTCGGGACGTGGCAGCAGATAGTGCTCGTCGACTTCGACAACAGGTCGCGGTCGAGAGAGATAATAGTCCAGATAGTGGGCGAGTAG
- the npdG gene encoding NADPH-dependent F420 reductase has translation MKIALLGGTGDIAEGLVLRWSRAGHEIFIGSRSDEKAKGIADEYQAKLRELGIDSTIHGMANAEAAKEAEVIIISIPPEYAAATISQVRDSISDQVVVTPVVSMKREGKTFLFNPPAQGSSALEIREALPETAKLVSAYHNLPARELSEIDRELDYDVVICGDDDAAKEIVKKLTEDMPKLRVLDAGGLEVSAMIEAMTPLIVNLNVRYKPRHFSVKFV, from the coding sequence ATGAAAATTGCACTCTTGGGCGGTACGGGCGACATAGCCGAGGGGCTCGTCCTCAGGTGGTCCAGGGCGGGGCACGAAATCTTCATCGGCTCCAGGAGCGACGAGAAGGCAAAGGGCATCGCAGACGAATACCAGGCCAAGCTCAGGGAGCTCGGAATCGATTCAACGATCCACGGCATGGCGAACGCCGAAGCGGCGAAGGAGGCTGAGGTCATCATTATCAGCATCCCTCCCGAATATGCTGCGGCTACAATATCGCAGGTCAGGGACAGCATCTCGGACCAGGTAGTAGTAACTCCGGTCGTATCCATGAAGCGCGAGGGGAAGACCTTCCTCTTCAATCCCCCGGCGCAGGGCTCTTCCGCGCTCGAAATCAGGGAAGCGCTCCCTGAAACCGCGAAGCTCGTCTCGGCCTACCACAACCTCCCGGCCAGGGAGCTCAGCGAGATAGACCGCGAGCTCGACTACGACGTCGTAATCTGCGGCGACGACGATGCCGCCAAGGAAATCGTCAAGAAGCTCACGGAGGATATGCCGAAGCTGAGGGTTCTCGACGCCGGCGGGCTCGAAGTCTCCGCGATGATAGAGGCGATGACCCCTCTCATCGTGAACCTCAACGTAAGGTATAAACCCCGGCATTTTTCTGTAAAGTTCGTTTAA
- a CDS encoding MBL fold metallo-hydrolase produces MIEYDKGIHLKGTDLWFDSGRKRELSFVSSAAVEGPFNSEKIIATPETIRLLEGRIKNPAALACPYERPFSLGSARVELISSGSMLGSSQICVEKDGTTVIYAGDICLGNLRTARPALVRKCDVLVLKCTYAAPEYSFPPRHKVAGEIVEFVRGAISAGDVPVLLAESPGKAPELAKMLSDEGFTLSLRKSIYETMKIYEELGVEISNYEAYKPGRAEGRVVMFPLGKGPRAGLEKLPRKRAAVIAEFSPGERADLMKAYGADEAFLFSTRAGFDELVQMVELVRPGKVYLAYGRALEFAQALRKKGFDAAALHKPAQLKLL; encoded by the coding sequence ATGATAGAGTACGACAAAGGGATTCATCTCAAGGGCACGGACCTCTGGTTCGATTCGGGAAGGAAGAGAGAGCTGTCCTTCGTATCGAGCGCCGCCGTCGAGGGCCCCTTCAATTCAGAGAAAATCATCGCCACCCCCGAGACCATAAGGCTCCTCGAAGGCAGGATTAAGAATCCGGCCGCGCTCGCGTGCCCTTACGAGAGGCCGTTTTCGCTCGGGAGCGCGCGCGTCGAGCTGATATCTTCGGGTTCGATGCTCGGCTCGTCACAGATATGCGTGGAGAAGGACGGAACGACGGTTATTTACGCCGGGGATATATGCCTCGGTAATCTGCGCACCGCGAGACCCGCGCTGGTGAGAAAATGCGACGTGCTCGTTTTGAAATGCACGTACGCCGCACCGGAATATTCGTTCCCGCCCAGGCACAAGGTCGCCGGGGAAATAGTGGAATTCGTACGCGGGGCGATATCGGCGGGCGACGTGCCCGTGCTGCTCGCCGAGTCTCCGGGTAAAGCCCCAGAGCTCGCGAAGATGTTATCGGACGAGGGATTCACGCTCTCGCTCCGGAAGTCAATCTATGAGACAATGAAAATATACGAAGAGCTCGGCGTGGAAATTTCGAATTACGAGGCGTACAAACCGGGGCGCGCAGAAGGAAGGGTGGTTATGTTCCCCCTCGGGAAGGGGCCCCGGGCAGGGCTCGAAAAGCTGCCTCGAAAGAGGGCGGCGGTGATCGCGGAGTTCTCCCCCGGCGAGAGGGCGGATTTAATGAAGGCGTACGGGGCCGACGAGGCCTTTTTGTTTTCGACGCGGGCCGGCTTCGACGAGCTCGTGCAGATGGTCGAGCTCGTGAGGCCGGGGAAGGTTTATCTCGCGTACGGCCGCGCGCTCGAGTTCGCGCAGGCGCTCAGGAAAAAGGGGTTCGACGCGGCGGCTCTCCACAAGCCGGCGCAGCTTAAGCTACTATAG
- a CDS encoding YggS family pyridoxal phosphate-dependent enzyme, whose amino-acid sequence MNLEARIDEIRKRIEAAAVRSGRRAEDVKLVAVTKQVEPEVIVRAARYGLLAFGENYAQELRLKQEIVNNTIYNAGVEWHFIGRLQRNKVKYLVGSVALIHSLDTVSAASEIDRRARAGDGIKMPVLVEVNTGGETKGGVEPETLDDFLSELSGMEGVDVRGLMTMPPYFDDPDSARPYFAKLRDLRDKHSSKYQGLKELSMGMSGDFETAIEEGATIVRIGSAIFGSRA is encoded by the coding sequence ATGAATCTTGAAGCCCGCATAGACGAAATCAGGAAACGTATTGAGGCGGCGGCCGTCAGGTCCGGCAGACGGGCGGAAGACGTAAAGCTCGTTGCCGTCACGAAACAGGTCGAGCCCGAGGTCATAGTCCGCGCGGCGCGATACGGGCTTCTCGCCTTCGGAGAAAATTACGCGCAGGAGCTCCGGCTCAAGCAGGAGATAGTGAACAATACGATTTACAACGCCGGCGTCGAATGGCATTTCATAGGCCGCCTCCAGAGAAACAAGGTCAAGTACCTCGTCGGGAGCGTCGCGCTTATCCACTCGCTCGATACCGTTTCGGCCGCAAGCGAGATCGACCGCCGGGCGCGCGCCGGTGACGGAATAAAAATGCCGGTCCTGGTCGAGGTTAACACAGGGGGAGAGACCAAGGGCGGGGTCGAGCCCGAGACCCTCGATGACTTTCTGAGCGAGCTTTCCGGGATGGAGGGCGTCGACGTGAGGGGGCTCATGACTATGCCTCCCTATTTCGACGATCCGGACAGCGCGAGGCCATATTTCGCGAAACTGAGGGATTTGAGAGACAAGCACTCTTCGAAGTATCAGGGCCTAAAAGAGCTGTCGATGGGCATGAGCGGGGATTTCGAAACCGCCATCGAAGAGGGGGCGACGATTGTAAGAATAGGCTCCGCGATATTCGGAAGCAGGGCATAA
- the uvrA gene encoding excinuclease ABC subunit UvrA, with protein MKSIKITGAREHNLKDISLSLPRRKLVVITGVSGSGKSSLAFDTLFAEGQRRYMESLSAYARQFVDKIDKPDVDSIEGLSPSVSVDQKTFQRNPRSTVGTITEIYDFLRLLYARLGKPHCPDCGIEITAQSLDRMIERVSGLGDGERVYMYSPIIRGRKGEYKKELDDLRREGFLRVRIDGEVRDLDEEIKLERRKKHTIELLVDVIALRDGERTERIAGSLRLALRRSGGVVRVETASGQGMTLSDKFACSQCGMSYPEISPRLFSFNSPYGSCPECQGMGETWFCDPELFIDEELSLEEGAVIPWSGSSYFKNILENVAAHYGIDMTVPFKKLPAKAKKIIINGSGGEDIVYKRERNGRTIKHRDEYSGVAAILTAWYTETDSPPVREKLAQFMRTTVCPACNGSRLRKEALSVLIEGRSIYGVASMSALKALEFIGNLSLTPREKAIGERVVTEIVSRLTFLTEVGLGYLTLDRTAPSLSGGEAQRIRLATQVGSKLTGITYVLDEPTIGLHPRDNRRLIDTLKSLRDIGNTVIVVEHDEETIRSADFIVDIGPGAGEKGGWIVAEGGVDDIIKKRGSLTGGYLSGDITIPVPVTRRQPKGYIKIEGASEHNLKNIDVPFPLGVFTCVTGVSGSGKSTLVIDTLYNALGKKLYRSKEYVGRHEKLTGDEGIDKVVNVEQTPIGRTPRSNPATYTGIFTPIRDLFAMLPQANIKGYKPGRFSFNVREGRCPVCLGHGVVKIEMHFLPDVYVTCERCGGNRYNSETLEVKYNGKNIAEVLDMTVSEAAEFFRNVPHIKSKLDVLEAVGLEYIRLGQPATTLSGGEAQRIKLSRELSRRATGKTLYILDEPTIGLHFDDVRKLIDVLQRLTDMGNTAIVIEHNLDVIKSADHIIDMGPEGGEAGGYVVAEGTPEEVAANKTSSTGSFLREILAPQRIRGKGMN; from the coding sequence TTGAAATCCATCAAGATTACCGGCGCGAGGGAGCATAACCTGAAGGATATTTCCCTCAGCCTCCCCAGAAGAAAGCTCGTCGTCATAACCGGTGTAAGCGGCTCCGGGAAGTCCTCCCTCGCCTTCGATACGCTGTTCGCCGAGGGCCAGAGGAGATACATGGAGTCCCTCTCCGCATACGCGAGGCAGTTCGTCGACAAGATAGACAAGCCCGACGTCGATTCCATCGAAGGGCTTTCGCCGTCGGTGTCCGTCGATCAGAAGACATTCCAGCGTAACCCGCGCTCGACGGTTGGCACGATCACGGAAATCTACGATTTCCTCCGGCTCCTCTACGCCCGGCTCGGAAAGCCGCACTGTCCCGACTGCGGCATTGAGATAACGGCGCAGAGCCTCGATCGAATGATAGAGCGCGTCTCGGGCCTCGGCGACGGGGAGAGGGTCTACATGTACTCCCCGATAATACGGGGCAGGAAGGGCGAGTACAAAAAGGAGCTCGACGACCTCAGGCGCGAGGGATTTTTGAGGGTCAGGATAGACGGCGAGGTGCGCGACCTCGACGAGGAGATAAAGCTCGAACGCCGGAAGAAGCACACGATAGAGCTGCTCGTGGACGTGATAGCCCTTCGCGATGGAGAGCGCACCGAAAGAATCGCCGGTTCCCTCAGGCTTGCTCTCAGGCGCTCGGGCGGCGTGGTCAGGGTCGAAACCGCATCCGGACAGGGCATGACGCTCAGTGACAAGTTCGCATGCTCCCAGTGCGGGATGAGCTATCCGGAAATTTCGCCGCGCCTCTTTTCGTTCAACAGCCCCTATGGCTCGTGCCCGGAATGTCAGGGCATGGGCGAGACGTGGTTCTGCGACCCCGAGCTCTTCATCGACGAGGAGCTCTCGCTCGAAGAGGGCGCGGTCATACCGTGGAGCGGCTCAAGCTACTTTAAAAACATCCTCGAAAACGTCGCCGCGCACTACGGTATCGATATGACTGTCCCGTTCAAAAAGCTCCCGGCGAAGGCGAAAAAGATCATCATAAACGGCTCGGGCGGCGAAGACATCGTCTACAAGAGGGAAAGGAATGGGAGGACGATAAAGCACCGGGACGAATACAGCGGCGTCGCCGCGATACTCACGGCATGGTACACCGAAACCGATTCCCCGCCGGTCAGGGAAAAGCTGGCGCAGTTCATGCGGACGACAGTCTGCCCGGCCTGTAACGGCTCACGCCTCAGGAAAGAGGCCCTTTCGGTGCTTATAGAGGGCAGGTCTATATACGGCGTGGCATCGATGTCGGCGTTAAAGGCCCTTGAATTCATTGGCAATCTGAGCCTCACGCCGCGCGAAAAGGCCATAGGCGAAAGGGTGGTCACCGAGATCGTCTCCCGCCTCACGTTCCTGACGGAGGTCGGGCTCGGGTACCTGACGCTCGACCGCACGGCGCCGTCGCTCTCGGGCGGCGAGGCCCAGAGGATAAGGCTCGCGACGCAGGTGGGCTCGAAGCTAACGGGCATAACATACGTCCTCGACGAGCCGACGATAGGCCTCCATCCGAGGGACAACAGGCGGCTCATCGACACGCTCAAATCCCTCCGCGACATCGGCAACACCGTCATCGTCGTCGAGCACGACGAGGAGACGATAAGGAGCGCCGACTTCATCGTCGATATAGGCCCCGGGGCGGGTGAGAAGGGCGGCTGGATAGTGGCCGAGGGCGGCGTGGACGACATTATCAAAAAGCGCGGCTCGCTCACGGGCGGCTATCTCTCGGGCGACATCACCATCCCCGTCCCCGTGACGCGGCGGCAGCCGAAGGGGTATATAAAAATCGAAGGGGCTTCCGAGCACAACCTGAAAAACATAGACGTCCCTTTCCCGCTCGGCGTCTTCACGTGCGTGACGGGCGTATCGGGCTCGGGCAAAAGCACACTCGTCATCGACACCCTATATAACGCCCTCGGCAAGAAGCTTTACAGGAGCAAGGAATACGTCGGGAGGCACGAGAAGCTCACGGGCGACGAGGGCATAGATAAAGTCGTCAACGTCGAGCAGACGCCGATAGGCCGGACGCCGAGGTCGAACCCCGCGACTTATACGGGAATATTCACGCCGATAAGGGACCTCTTCGCGATGCTGCCGCAGGCGAACATAAAAGGATACAAGCCCGGACGGTTCAGCTTCAACGTCAGGGAAGGGCGTTGCCCCGTCTGCCTCGGCCACGGCGTCGTCAAGATAGAGATGCATTTCCTTCCCGACGTCTACGTTACCTGCGAAAGGTGCGGCGGGAACAGATATAATTCCGAAACCCTCGAAGTTAAGTATAATGGTAAAAACATCGCGGAGGTTCTGGACATGACCGTCAGCGAGGCGGCCGAATTTTTCAGGAACGTCCCGCATATAAAATCGAAGCTCGACGTGCTCGAAGCGGTGGGCCTCGAATACATAAGGCTCGGCCAGCCGGCGACGACGCTTTCGGGCGGCGAGGCGCAGCGCATAAAACTCTCCCGCGAGCTTTCGCGGCGCGCCACCGGAAAAACGCTATACATCCTCGACGAGCCGACGATAGGGCTTCACTTCGACGACGTCAGGAAGCTCATCGACGTCCTTCAGAGGCTGACGGACATGGGAAACACCGCGATAGTTATAGAGCACAATCTCGACGTGATAAAATCAGCGGATCACATCATAGACATGGGCCCGGAGGGCGGCGAGGCCGGCGGCTACGTCGTGGCCGAAGGGACGCCCGAGGAGGTCGCGGCGAATAAAACGTCGAGCACGGGCTCCTTTCTCAGGGAAATACTCGCACCACAGAGGATACGCGGCAAGGGAATGAATTAA
- a CDS encoding alpha/beta hydrolase: MPEISVNGTVINYAGSGEIDPSRPTVLLIHGAGQRLATWRFQTGPLDDAGWNYVIPDLPGRGGSGGKGLRSVEEYKDFVKDFADALGLGKLILAGHSMGGGVALNFALDYPEKVKALVLVGTGARLRVAGETLKVVKNNYPLFCDVSPSRSFAETSPEELKEEFKNGLIATPGEVCYHDLSACNEFDFMERVHEIKAPSCIVAGTLDILAPVKYSEYLHEKIEGSELYVIEGAGHFVMQEKAERFNAVLADFLSRNK; the protein is encoded by the coding sequence ATGCCTGAGATAAGCGTCAACGGAACCGTTATTAACTACGCCGGAAGCGGAGAAATCGACCCCTCGCGCCCCACGGTCCTCCTCATACACGGCGCGGGGCAGAGGCTCGCCACGTGGAGGTTCCAGACGGGTCCCCTCGACGACGCGGGATGGAATTACGTTATCCCGGACCTTCCGGGGAGGGGAGGCTCCGGTGGAAAGGGCCTCCGCTCTGTCGAGGAATACAAGGATTTCGTAAAGGATTTCGCCGACGCCCTCGGCCTCGGCAAGCTCATACTCGCGGGCCATTCGATGGGGGGCGGCGTCGCGCTCAATTTCGCGCTCGACTACCCCGAAAAGGTAAAGGCGCTCGTCCTCGTCGGGACTGGGGCCCGTCTCCGCGTCGCCGGCGAAACGCTAAAGGTCGTCAAGAACAACTATCCGCTATTCTGCGACGTCTCGCCGTCGAGGTCCTTTGCCGAAACCTCTCCCGAAGAACTCAAGGAGGAGTTCAAAAACGGGCTCATCGCTACGCCGGGCGAGGTCTGTTATCACGATCTCTCGGCCTGTAACGAGTTCGACTTCATGGAGCGCGTACACGAAATAAAGGCCCCCTCCTGCATCGTCGCCGGCACGCTCGACATACTCGCGCCCGTGAAATACTCCGAATACCTGCACGAAAAGATAGAGGGCTCCGAGCTTTACGTTATCGAAGGGGCCGGACACTTCGTCATGCAGGAAAAAGCGGAGCGGTTCAACGCCGTTTTGGCGGATTTTCTCAGCCGGAACAAATAG
- a CDS encoding DUF167 domain-containing protein translates to MTDDPITIDVLVKPRSSRGGIDGVEEGRLKVRISAPPVDGKANEQLTEIISSALGVPKSSIEIIRGRTSRRKTLRVAGLTREFYDNFLEKLAK, encoded by the coding sequence ATGACCGACGACCCCATAACTATCGACGTTCTCGTAAAGCCCAGGTCCTCCCGGGGCGGTATAGACGGGGTCGAGGAGGGGAGGCTCAAGGTCAGGATTTCGGCCCCACCGGTCGACGGCAAGGCGAACGAGCAGCTTACCGAGATCATATCGAGCGCGCTTGGCGTCCCGAAGTCGAGCATCGAAATCATACGCGGGCGGACGTCGCGTCGAAAAACCCTTCGTGTGGCAGGCCTCACGAGGGAATTTTACGATAATTTTCTGGAGAAGCTCGCAAAATAA
- a CDS encoding undecaprenyl-diphosphate phosphatase codes for MDLIQSIILGAVQGITEFLPISSTAHLVLVPWFLSWQDEGLPFNVALHVGSLVAIIFFFWRDWAVIIDEFVRSVFKGSFEGRPNGRIGVYLLIATVPGGLAGLVFEEQAAGILRNPLSIAFFLSLFAILLYLSDRFSKKRKSVADMNVTDCIIIGLSQALAIIPGVSRSGVTITGAMMRGFRRDEAAKFSFLMAAPLIAGAGVFEVRHLDLSAVTSTPFVAGFLASAVFAFLAIKFLLGFVRNASYTVFVIYRLVLAVVMAFFYLYKG; via the coding sequence TTGGATCTTATACAGTCGATAATCCTTGGGGCGGTGCAGGGTATAACGGAATTCCTTCCGATAAGCAGCACTGCGCACCTCGTCCTCGTTCCGTGGTTTCTCTCGTGGCAGGACGAGGGGCTTCCGTTCAACGTCGCGCTCCACGTCGGGAGCCTCGTCGCCATAATCTTCTTCTTCTGGCGCGACTGGGCCGTCATTATAGACGAGTTCGTAAGGAGCGTATTCAAGGGAAGCTTCGAGGGCCGTCCGAACGGAAGAATCGGCGTTTATCTCTTAATCGCGACCGTGCCAGGGGGGCTCGCCGGGCTCGTCTTCGAGGAGCAGGCGGCCGGCATTCTCCGAAACCCGCTCTCGATAGCCTTTTTCCTGTCCCTCTTCGCGATACTCCTTTACCTCTCCGACAGGTTCTCGAAAAAAAGAAAGTCCGTCGCCGACATGAACGTCACGGACTGCATTATCATAGGCCTTTCGCAGGCCCTCGCGATAATCCCGGGAGTATCCCGCTCGGGCGTCACTATAACGGGCGCGATGATGAGGGGATTCAGGCGCGACGAGGCCGCAAAATTCTCGTTCCTCATGGCCGCCCCGCTCATAGCCGGCGCCGGGGTCTTCGAAGTCCGGCATCTCGATCTCTCCGCCGTCACGAGCACGCCGTTCGTGGCCGGCTTTCTGGCCTCGGCGGTCTTCGCGTTCCTCGCGATAAAATTCCTCCTCGGATTCGTAAGAAACGCCAGCTACACCGTCTTCGTCATATACAGGCTGGTCCTCGCCGTGGTCATGGCCTTTTTCTATCTTTACAAGGGATAG